One Mycobacteroides salmoniphilum DNA segment encodes these proteins:
- a CDS encoding hemophore-related protein, translating to MFRPSLTQLSVGLGALALSLASAAGIASADPDLDSAINTTCSYPQVVAALNAQDPQFGKAFSQSPILQRGLREFLAAGPDKRAQTAQDVANAPAFQPYLGVMEQAYRTCHNF from the coding sequence ATGTTTCGTCCATCGTTGACTCAGCTGTCGGTCGGGTTGGGGGCATTGGCCTTGTCGTTGGCCAGCGCCGCCGGGATCGCTTCCGCGGACCCCGATCTGGACTCCGCCATCAACACCACGTGCAGCTATCCGCAGGTGGTAGCGGCGCTCAATGCCCAGGACCCGCAATTCGGTAAGGCATTCTCCCAGTCGCCGATACTGCAGCGTGGCCTGCGTGAATTCCTTGCGGCCGGTCCGGACAAGCGGGCACAGACGGCCCAAGATGTGGCGAATGCTCCGGCCTTTCAGCCGTATCTCGGAGTAATGGAGCAGGCCTACCGGACATGTCACAACTTCTGA